One genomic region from Paracoccus pantotrophus encodes:
- the plsY gene encoding glycerol-3-phosphate 1-O-acyltransferase PlsY — protein sequence MSLILWAVIGYLLGSIPFGIVITRALGLGDLRRIGSGNIGATNVLRTGNKPAALATLLLDSGKGAIAVLLARWLAGPDAALVAGAAAFLGHLFPVWLGFRGGKGVATFLGTLLALDWRLGLSACGIWLLTAAVGRISSLSALVAAALTPFLALWLDGPSMAAVAAFMAVLIFIRHHANIARILSGTEPRIGSKP from the coding sequence ATGAGCCTGATCCTCTGGGCCGTCATCGGCTATCTTCTGGGCTCGATCCCCTTCGGCATCGTCATCACCCGGGCGCTGGGGCTGGGCGACCTGCGCCGGATCGGCTCGGGCAATATCGGCGCGACCAATGTGCTGCGCACCGGCAACAAGCCAGCGGCGCTGGCCACGCTGCTTCTGGACAGCGGCAAGGGCGCCATCGCCGTGCTGCTGGCGCGCTGGCTCGCCGGTCCCGATGCTGCGCTGGTCGCGGGGGCGGCGGCCTTCCTGGGCCACCTGTTCCCGGTCTGGCTGGGCTTTCGCGGCGGCAAGGGTGTCGCCACCTTCCTCGGCACGCTGCTGGCGCTGGACTGGCGGCTGGGCCTCAGCGCCTGCGGGATCTGGCTGCTGACGGCGGCGGTGGGCCGGATCTCCTCGCTCTCGGCGCTGGTGGCGGCGGCGCTGACGCCTTTTCTCGCCCTCTGGCTTGACGGCCCGAGCATGGCGGCGGTAGCGGCGTTCATGGCGGTGCTGATCTTCATCCGCCACCACGCCAATATAGCGCGCATCCTTTCCGGGACCGAGCCCCGGATCGGCAGCAAGCCGTGA
- the pyrC gene encoding dihydroorotase, translating into MILHFHNARLVDPEAQSVEEGSLTVRDGRIEAMGADAPQGAELIDCGGKCLAPGLIDWGVKIGEPGERHKESFRSAGLAAAAGGVTTVIARPDTMPPIDAPESLEFATRRAADAPVNIRHMAALTRAREGREMVEMGFLQDAGAVAFTDGVRVVSDTRLLSRCMTYARGLGALIVGHPQEPGLSRGAAATGGKFASLYGLPAVSPMAEVMGLDRDLALVAMTGARYHADQITVAASLPALKRARDAGLDVSAGISIHHLTLNEYDVGGYRTFFRFTPPLRSEEDRLAMVEAVAEGLIDVIASFHTPQDEESKRLPFAEAAPGAVGLQTLLPAAMRLYHQGGLSLPQLWRAMSLNPARRLGLPGGRLAAGAPADLLLFDPDAPFVLDRFTLLSKSKNTPFDGARMEGRVLGTWVAGRRVFGADA; encoded by the coding sequence ATGATCCTGCACTTCCACAATGCCCGGCTGGTCGACCCCGAGGCGCAATCGGTCGAGGAAGGCTCGCTGACCGTCCGCGACGGCCGGATCGAAGCCATGGGTGCCGACGCCCCGCAAGGCGCCGAGCTGATCGACTGCGGCGGCAAATGCCTCGCGCCCGGGCTGATCGACTGGGGCGTCAAGATCGGCGAGCCGGGCGAGCGGCACAAGGAAAGCTTCCGCAGCGCCGGGCTGGCGGCGGCGGCGGGGGGCGTGACCACGGTGATTGCGCGGCCCGACACGATGCCGCCGATCGATGCGCCGGAATCGCTGGAATTCGCCACCCGCCGGGCGGCCGACGCGCCGGTGAACATCCGCCACATGGCGGCGCTGACCCGCGCCCGCGAAGGGCGCGAGATGGTCGAGATGGGCTTTCTGCAGGATGCCGGCGCCGTGGCCTTCACCGACGGGGTGCGGGTGGTTTCGGACACCCGGCTCCTGTCGCGCTGCATGACCTATGCCCGCGGCCTGGGCGCGCTGATCGTCGGCCATCCGCAGGAGCCGGGCCTGTCCAGGGGTGCCGCGGCGACCGGCGGCAAGTTCGCCTCGCTCTACGGCCTGCCCGCGGTCTCGCCCATGGCCGAGGTGATGGGGCTCGACCGCGACCTGGCGCTGGTGGCGATGACCGGCGCCCGCTACCATGCCGACCAGATCACCGTCGCGGCCAGCCTGCCGGCCTTGAAGCGGGCGCGCGATGCCGGGCTGGACGTGAGTGCCGGTATCTCGATCCACCACCTGACGCTCAACGAATATGACGTGGGCGGCTATCGCACCTTCTTCCGCTTCACCCCGCCGCTCCGCTCCGAGGAGGACCGGCTGGCCATGGTCGAGGCGGTGGCCGAGGGGCTGATCGACGTGATCGCCAGCTTCCACACCCCGCAGGACGAGGAAAGCAAGCGCCTGCCCTTTGCCGAGGCGGCGCCGGGCGCGGTGGGGCTGCAGACCCTGCTGCCGGCGGCGATGCGGCTTTACCACCAGGGCGGGCTGAGCCTGCCGCAGCTGTGGCGGGCGATGTCGCTCAATCCGGCGCGGCGGCTGGGTCTGCCGGGCGGGCGGCTTGCGGCGGGGGCGCCGGCCGACCTGCTGCTGTTCGACCCGGACGCGCCCTTCGTGCTGGACCGCTTCACCCTGCTGTCGAAGTCGAAGAACACTCCCTTCGACGGCGCGCGGATGGAGGGCCGGGTGCTGGGCACTTGGGTCGCCGGCCGCCGCGTCTTCGGAGCGGACGCATGA
- a CDS encoding aspartate carbamoyltransferase catalytic subunit: MFRARHLLGIEPLAPPEITTLLDLAETYVDLNRRTVKHSDALAGMTQINMFFEASTRTQSSFELAGKRLGADVMNMAMQTSSVKKGETLIDTALTLNAMHPDLLVVRHPQSGAVDLLAQKVNCAVLNAGDGRHEHPTQALLDALTIRRAKGRLHRLTVAICGDIAHSRVARSNLILLGKMENRLRLVGPATLMPSGARDWGCEVYEDMREGLKGADVVMMLRLQKERMDGGFIPSEREYYHRWGLDAEKLALAAPDAIVMHPGPMNRGVEIDGTIADDINRSVIQDQVEMGVAVRMAAMDLLARNLRAERGAKAAEMMA, from the coding sequence ATGTTCCGTGCCCGCCATCTTCTGGGGATCGAGCCGCTCGCCCCCCCCGAAATCACCACGCTTCTCGATCTGGCCGAGACCTATGTTGATCTGAACCGCCGCACGGTGAAGCATTCCGATGCCTTGGCGGGGATGACGCAGATCAACATGTTCTTCGAGGCCTCGACCCGCACGCAGTCGAGCTTTGAGCTGGCCGGCAAGCGGCTGGGCGCCGATGTGATGAACATGGCGATGCAGACCAGTTCGGTGAAGAAGGGCGAGACGCTGATCGACACCGCGCTGACGTTGAACGCCATGCATCCCGACCTGCTGGTGGTGCGCCATCCGCAGTCGGGCGCCGTGGATCTCTTGGCGCAGAAGGTGAATTGCGCGGTGTTGAACGCGGGCGACGGCCGGCACGAGCATCCGACCCAGGCGCTTCTGGACGCCTTGACCATCCGCCGCGCCAAGGGGCGGCTGCACCGGCTGACCGTGGCGATCTGCGGCGATATCGCCCATAGCCGGGTGGCGCGCTCGAACCTGATCCTGCTGGGCAAGATGGAGAACCGGCTGCGCCTGGTCGGCCCGGCGACGCTGATGCCCTCGGGCGCCCGCGACTGGGGCTGCGAGGTCTACGAGGACATGCGCGAGGGGCTGAAGGGCGCCGATGTGGTGATGATGCTGCGCCTGCAGAAGGAACGCATGGACGGCGGCTTCATCCCGTCCGAGCGGGAATATTACCACCGCTGGGGGCTGGACGCCGAGAAGCTGGCGCTGGCGGCGCCCGATGCCATCGTCATGCATCCGGGGCCGATGAATCGCGGGGTCGAGATCGACGGCACCATCGCCGACGACATCAACCGTTCGGTGATCCAGGACCAGGTGGAAATGGGGGTCGCGGTGCGCATGGCGGCGATGGACCTTCTGGCGCGCAACCTGCGCGCCGAGCGCGGCGCCAAGGCGGCGGAGATGATGGCATGA
- the cobA gene encoding uroporphyrinogen-III C-methyltransferase: protein MREQIGLVSFVSSGPGDPELLTLRAARLLAQADVVLYDDLASGPVLDQAGPQAVRISVGKRAGRPSAKQEHVNALLIEHAQAGKHVVRLKSGDSGIFGRLEEELAALRSHGIPFQIVPGVPSAMAAAAVAGLPLTRRQTARRLQFVTGADVTGGLPEDQNWAALADPRATTVVFMGQRTFPRMAALLVENGLPPDTPALLAEAVGHPHQRLIRTTVAALARQLASEGPSPHPALILYGPLAEGN from the coding sequence ATGCGTGAACAGATCGGCCTTGTCAGTTTCGTCTCCTCGGGTCCGGGCGACCCCGAACTCCTGACCCTGCGCGCCGCACGGCTGTTGGCCCAGGCGGATGTGGTGCTTTACGACGACCTCGCCTCGGGCCCGGTGCTGGACCAGGCCGGCCCGCAGGCCGTGCGCATTTCGGTCGGCAAACGCGCCGGCCGGCCCTCGGCCAAACAGGAACATGTCAACGCCCTGCTGATCGAACATGCGCAGGCGGGCAAGCATGTGGTGCGGCTGAAATCCGGCGATTCGGGCATATTCGGCCGGCTGGAAGAGGAACTGGCGGCGCTGCGCAGCCACGGCATCCCGTTCCAGATCGTGCCGGGCGTGCCCTCGGCCATGGCCGCGGCCGCCGTCGCCGGCCTGCCGCTGACCCGACGCCAGACCGCGCGCCGGCTGCAATTCGTCACCGGCGCCGACGTGACCGGCGGCCTGCCCGAGGACCAGAACTGGGCCGCCCTGGCCGATCCGCGCGCCACCACCGTGGTCTTCATGGGCCAGCGCACCTTCCCGCGCATGGCGGCGCTGCTGGTCGAAAACGGCCTGCCCCCCGACACCCCCGCCCTGCTGGCCGAGGCGGTGGGCCATCCGCATCAGCGCCTGATCCGCACCACCGTCGCCGCCCTGGCCAGGCAGCTGGCCAGCGAAGGCCCCAGCCCGCATCCGGCGCTGATCCTCTACGGCCCGCTGGCCGAGGGGAACTGA
- a CDS encoding IS66 family transposase — MLAATQEANRRLQDILRAARRKKFGPRSGKLSPEQFNLPLEDAEFVQGVLEEAQEKAEAAMQRARGEEPRRPKRNRGHLPRVERVIEPAGTLCPCGSGEMTKIGADVSEWLDNNAGTVPVAGHAAPQICLPLVR, encoded by the coding sequence ATGCTGGCAGCAACGCAAGAGGCCAATCGGCGGCTGCAGGATATCCTGCGCGCGGCGCGGCGCAAAAAGTTTGGCCCCCGCTCCGGAAAATTGTCGCCCGAGCAGTTCAACCTTCCTCTGGAAGATGCCGAATTTGTGCAAGGTGTGCTCGAGGAGGCCCAGGAAAAGGCCGAAGCGGCGATGCAAAGGGCACGTGGTGAGGAGCCGCGCAGGCCCAAGCGTAACCGTGGGCATCTGCCCCGGGTCGAGCGCGTCATCGAGCCTGCCGGCACGCTTTGCCCCTGTGGTTCCGGCGAGATGACGAAGATCGGCGCGGATGTGTCGGAGTGGCTGGATAATAATGCCGGCACAGTTCCGGTTGCTGGTCACGCGGCGCCCCAAATATGCCTGCCGCTGGTGCGATAG